From the Helicobacter pylori genome, one window contains:
- the nuoK gene encoding NADH-quinone oxidoreductase subunit NuoK, with protein sequence MIGLNHYLIVSGLLFCIGLAGMLKRKNILLLFFSTEIMLNAINIGFVAISRYTHNLDGQMFALFIIAIAASEVAIGLGLVILWFKKYKSLDIDSLNAMKG encoded by the coding sequence ATGATAGGGTTAAACCACTATTTGATTGTTTCAGGGTTGCTCTTTTGCATTGGTTTAGCGGGCATGCTGAAACGCAAAAACATTCTATTGCTCTTTTTTTCCACAGAAATCATGCTCAATGCGATCAATATCGGTTTTGTAGCGATCTCTAGATACACGCACAATTTAGACGGGCAGATGTTCGCGCTCTTTATTATCGCTATTGCCGCTAGTGAGGTGGCTATTGGTTTGGGCTTGGTGATTTTGTGGTTTAAGAAATACAAGAGCTTAGATATTGATTCTTTAAACGCTATGAAAGGTTAA
- a CDS encoding NADH-quinone oxidoreductase subunit J, with protein sequence MFETIAFYFFAILTLSMALVVITTTNILYAITALASSMVFISAFFFLLDAEFLGVVQITVYVGAVIVMYAFGMMFFNSAAEVVERKQSPKILCVLSFGVALLLTLILSAPSIGENLSKQVNSNAIDAQIPNIKAIGYVLFTNYLIPFEAAALMLLVAMVGGIATGIQKIHGKNHTHFIKESL encoded by the coding sequence ATGTTTGAAACCATTGCCTTTTATTTCTTTGCGATCCTTACTTTAAGCATGGCGTTAGTGGTGATCACCACCACGAATATCCTCTATGCCATCACCGCTCTCGCTAGCAGCATGGTTTTTATCTCTGCTTTTTTCTTTTTACTGGACGCTGAGTTTTTGGGCGTGGTGCAAATCACGGTGTATGTGGGCGCGGTCATTGTGATGTATGCGTTTGGCATGATGTTTTTCAACTCCGCTGCAGAAGTGGTTGAACGCAAGCAAAGCCCTAAAATCTTGTGCGTTCTTTCATTTGGCGTGGCGCTGTTGCTCACCTTGATTTTAAGCGCTCCTAGCATTGGCGAAAACCTTTCTAAGCAAGTCAATTCCAACGCTATTGATGCGCAAATCCCTAACATTAAAGCGATTGGCTATGTGCTTTTCACCAATTACCTCATTCCCTTTGAAGCGGCGGCTTTAATGCTTTTAGTCGCTATGGTTGGAGGCATCGCTACAGGGATTCAAAAAATCCATGGGAAAAATCACACGCATTTTATAAAGGAATCTCTATGA
- the nuoL gene encoding NADH-quinone oxidoreductase subunit L has protein sequence MQYSSLLSVVLFLPLIGAIYAGLFGAKAKALHVGVFNSLCVLVSLIGAVVLFIQAWHHQSYEKYLFDWIVIGNFKVGFSLMLDNVNAVMIVVVTLVSFLVHVYSIGYMEHDTGFNRYFSYLSGFVFSMLILVLSDNFLGLFIGWEGVGLCSYLLIGFWYHKKSANDASIEAFVMNRITDLGMLMGIILIFWNFGTLQYKEVFSMLNNADYSMLFYISVFLFIGAMGKSAQFPMHTWLANAMEGPTPVSALIHAATMVTAGVYLVIRANPLYSAVFEVGYFIACLGAFVALFGASMALVNKDLKRIVAYSTLSQLGYMFVAAGLGAYAIALFHLFTHAFFKSLLFLGSGNIMHAMEDNLDITKMGALYKPMKITAIFMIIGSVALCGIYPFAGYFSKDKILEVAFGMHHHILWFVLLIGAIFTAFYSFRLIMLVFFAPKQHEINHPHEAQNFMLLSMLPLGILAVIAGFFEEPFFHFISQVIPSVGEYPVPLTLLISITTIVVLLSIAYAIFKYKNGITSKKEGGFLYKLLLNQYYIPQLYQGIAKVFSTIASFLHQVVELRIIDTIVDTIGRSVFVIGRVFRASQDGNLTSMLRFMVAGVLILLAFVAFFGR, from the coding sequence ATGCAATATTCTTCTTTGCTGTCAGTGGTGTTGTTTTTGCCTTTAATCGGTGCGATTTATGCGGGGCTGTTTGGGGCTAAAGCTAAAGCGTTGCATGTGGGCGTTTTCAATTCTTTGTGCGTGCTGGTTTCTTTAATTGGCGCAGTAGTTCTTTTCATTCAAGCATGGCATCATCAAAGCTATGAAAAATATTTGTTTGATTGGATCGTGATAGGGAATTTTAAAGTCGGCTTTTCTCTCATGCTGGATAATGTCAATGCGGTCATGATTGTTGTGGTCACTTTAGTTTCTTTCTTAGTGCATGTGTATTCCATAGGCTATATGGAGCATGATACAGGGTTTAACCGCTATTTTTCCTACCTCAGCGGCTTTGTGTTTTCCATGCTGATTTTGGTGTTGAGCGATAATTTTTTAGGGCTTTTCATTGGTTGGGAAGGGGTGGGGCTATGCTCTTACTTGCTCATTGGCTTTTGGTATCATAAAAAAAGCGCGAATGACGCTTCCATTGAAGCTTTTGTGATGAATCGGATCACGGATTTAGGCATGCTCATGGGGATTATTTTGATCTTTTGGAATTTTGGCACCCTCCAGTATAAAGAAGTCTTTAGCATGCTCAATAACGCCGATTATTCCATGCTCTTTTACATCAGCGTGTTTCTTTTCATTGGCGCTATGGGGAAGAGTGCGCAATTCCCCATGCACACATGGTTAGCCAACGCTATGGAGGGGCCAACCCCCGTATCCGCCCTCATCCATGCAGCGACAATGGTAACTGCTGGGGTGTATCTGGTCATTAGAGCCAACCCTTTGTATAGCGCGGTGTTTGAAGTGGGCTATTTCATCGCATGCTTAGGGGCGTTTGTGGCTCTTTTTGGGGCGAGCATGGCTTTAGTCAATAAGGATCTAAAGCGCATCGTGGCTTATTCCACGCTTTCTCAATTAGGCTATATGTTTGTAGCGGCCGGTCTTGGGGCTTATGCGATCGCGCTTTTCCACCTCTTCACGCATGCGTTTTTCAAATCGCTCCTTTTCTTAGGCTCAGGCAATATCATGCATGCGATGGAAGACAATTTGGATATTACCAAAATGGGCGCTTTATACAAGCCCATGAAAATCACAGCGATCTTTATGATTATAGGGTCAGTGGCTTTGTGTGGGATCTACCCCTTTGCAGGCTATTTCTCCAAAGACAAGATTTTAGAAGTGGCTTTTGGGATGCACCACCACATTTTATGGTTTGTTCTTTTGATTGGGGCGATCTTTACCGCTTTTTATAGCTTCAGGCTCATCATGCTGGTGTTTTTTGCGCCCAAACAGCACGAAATCAACCACCCCCATGAGGCTCAAAATTTCATGCTTTTAAGCATGCTGCCGTTAGGGATTTTAGCGGTCATTGCCGGGTTTTTTGAAGAGCCGTTTTTTCATTTCATCTCTCAAGTGATCCCTAGCGTTGGAGAGTATCCAGTCCCGCTCACTCTTTTAATCAGTATCACCACCATAGTGGTGTTGTTGAGTATCGCCTACGCCATATTTAAATATAAAAATGGTATCACTTCCAAAAAAGAGGGGGGCTTTTTATACAAGCTCTTGCTCAACCAATACTATATCCCACAGCTCTATCAAGGGATTGCAAAAGTTTTTAGCACTATCGCTTCATTCTTGCACCAGGTCGTGGAATTAAGGATCATTGATACGATAGTGGATACCATAGGAAGAAGCGTTTTTGTTATAGGGCGTGTGTTTAGGGCTAGCCAAGATGGGAATTTAACCTCCATGCTGCGCTTCATGGTGGCTGGGGTTTTAATCTTGTTAGCGTTTGTAGCTTTTTTTGGGAGATAA
- the nuoI gene encoding NADH-quinone oxidoreductase subunit NuoI: MAKQEYKQLPKRAEIHSATEQFKDTIKTSLGLDLFKGLGLTIKEFFSPSVTIHYPMEQLPLSPRYRAVHNLQRLLDSGSERCIGCGLCEKICTSNCIRIITHKGEDNRKKIDSYTINLGRCIYCGLCAEVCPELAIVMGNRFENASTQRSQYGSKSEFLTSEQDAKNCSHAEFLGFGAVSPNYNERMQATPLDYVQEPSKEESKEESLASPESNKGDENV, translated from the coding sequence ATGGCCAAACAAGAATACAAGCAACTTCCTAAACGAGCCGAAATCCATAGCGCGACCGAGCAGTTTAAAGACACCATTAAAACGAGCTTGGGTTTGGATCTATTCAAAGGGTTAGGGCTTACGATCAAGGAATTTTTTAGCCCAAGCGTAACCATCCATTACCCTATGGAGCAACTCCCCTTAAGCCCACGCTATCGCGCGGTGCATAATCTGCAACGGCTTTTAGACTCAGGCTCTGAAAGGTGTATTGGTTGTGGGCTGTGCGAAAAGATTTGCACGAGCAATTGCATAAGGATCATCACGCATAAGGGCGAAGACAACCGCAAAAAGATCGATTCTTACACGATCAATTTGGGGCGTTGCATTTATTGCGGGTTGTGCGCGGAAGTTTGCCCAGAATTGGCGATCGTTATGGGGAATCGGTTTGAAAACGCCAGCACCCAACGCTCCCAATACGGCTCTAAAAGCGAGTTTCTAACGAGCGAACAAGACGCTAAAAACTGCTCGCATGCCGAATTTTTAGGCTTTGGTGCGGTAAGCCCTAATTATAACGAACGCATGCAAGCCACCCCTTTAGATTATGTCCAAGAGCCTTCAAAAGAAGAATCCAAAGAAGAGTCTCTAGCAAGCCCAGAAAGTAATAAGGGAGATGAAAATGTTTGA
- a CDS encoding NADH-quinone oxidoreductase subunit M → MQFLHAHLLSVVIFFPMLSALLAFFMSDQASRAYAIVIALIELLLVLLLWHGFDVQTAGMQFEETKELAYQIGVNYHVGVDGIALFLLLLNAIVVLLSVIYVKERRKDFAICLLLLEGILMGVFSSLNVIFFYAFWEISLLPVLYLIGRFGRNNKIYSGMKFFLYTFLASLCMLLGILYIGYDYANNYGMMSFDILDWYQLNFSSGIKTWLFVAFLIGIAVKIPLFPLHTWLPYAYSNAPTLGSVMLSALLSKMGTYALLRFLIPLFPELSEIYLTPIAIVALCMIIYGGFLAYTQKDLKTLIAYSSFSHMGVVVLGVFSFNVEGISGAVFMMFAHGIIVMGLFLLAGILEERTSSLEIARFGSIAKSAPVFAAFFMIVLMANVGMPLSIGFVGEFLSLLGFFATYPLLAIIAGTSIILSAVYMLTSYKNVFFGNLKTGNNQISVFEDLNAREVGVLSVILALILILGIYPKILLKPIEQGSKQLLEVIEIRSLPFLGSLDTKIKEVSYVNR, encoded by the coding sequence ATGCAGTTTTTACATGCGCATCTTTTAAGTGTGGTGATCTTTTTCCCCATGCTGAGCGCGCTATTAGCGTTCTTTATGAGCGATCAAGCGAGTAGGGCGTATGCGATCGTCATCGCCTTGATTGAATTGTTATTGGTCTTGTTGTTATGGCATGGGTTTGATGTTCAAACCGCAGGCATGCAGTTTGAAGAAACGAAAGAATTAGCTTATCAAATTGGCGTGAATTACCATGTGGGCGTTGATGGCATCGCGCTCTTTTTGTTGCTTTTAAACGCTATTGTGGTGTTATTGTCCGTGATTTATGTCAAAGAGCGTCGTAAAGACTTTGCGATTTGTCTTTTATTGCTAGAGGGGATTTTGATGGGCGTGTTTTCTTCTCTTAATGTGATCTTTTTCTACGCTTTTTGGGAAATCTCGCTCTTGCCGGTCTTATACCTCATCGGTCGTTTTGGCCGTAATAACAAAATCTATTCTGGCATGAAGTTTTTCCTCTACACCTTTTTAGCGTCGTTATGCATGCTTTTAGGCATTTTATACATCGGGTATGACTATGCGAATAATTACGGCATGATGAGTTTTGATATTTTAGACTGGTATCAGTTGAATTTTTCTAGCGGGATTAAAACCTGGCTCTTTGTGGCTTTCTTAATAGGGATTGCGGTTAAAATCCCGCTCTTTCCCTTACACACATGGCTGCCTTATGCGTATTCTAACGCCCCCACTTTAGGCTCTGTCATGCTTTCAGCCTTGCTTTCTAAAATGGGGACTTACGCCTTATTGCGCTTCTTGATCCCGCTTTTTCCTGAGCTTTCAGAGATTTATTTAACCCCCATAGCCATTGTGGCGCTGTGCATGATCATTTATGGAGGCTTTTTAGCTTACACCCAAAAAGATTTAAAAACCCTCATCGCTTATAGCTCGTTCTCGCACATGGGAGTCGTGGTGCTTGGGGTTTTTTCTTTCAATGTTGAGGGGATTTCAGGGGCGGTGTTTATGATGTTTGCGCATGGTATTATCGTCATGGGGCTATTCTTGCTCGCTGGCATCTTAGAAGAACGCACCAGCAGTTTAGAAATCGCTCGCTTTGGATCGATCGCTAAAAGCGCTCCTGTTTTTGCCGCCTTTTTTATGATCGTTTTAATGGCGAACGTGGGCATGCCTTTAAGCATTGGTTTTGTAGGAGAGTTTTTGAGCTTGTTGGGGTTTTTTGCCACTTACCCTCTTTTGGCTATCATTGCCGGGACAAGCATCATTCTATCAGCGGTTTACATGCTCACTTCATATAAAAACGTGTTCTTTGGCAACTTAAAAACCGGGAACAACCAAATCAGCGTGTTTGAAGATTTAAACGCTCGTGAGGTAGGGGTTTTAAGCGTGATTTTAGCTTTGATTTTGATTTTAGGGATTTATCCTAAAATCCTTTTAAAACCGATTGAGCAAGGCTCTAAGCAGCTTTTAGAGGTGATAGAAATCCGCTCGCTCCCTTTTTTAGGTTCATTGGACACTAAGATAAAAGAGGTCTCTTATGTTAATAGATAG
- the nuoH gene encoding NADH-quinone oxidoreductase subunit NuoH, translating into MSAYIIETLIKILILVAVFSALGGFATYIERKVLAYFQRRLGPCYVGPFGLLQVAADGIKLFTKEDIIPQGANKFIFTLAPIIAMVSAFVSMAPIPFFPNFTLFGYEIKPLISDINIGFLFFLAVGSAGIYAPILAGLASNNKYSLIGSARATIQLLSFEVVSTLTILAPLMVVGSLSLVEINHYQSGGFLDWLVFKQPLAFVLFLIASYAELNRTPFDLLEHEAEIVAGYCTEYSGLKWGMFFLAEYAHLFAFSFVISIVFFGGFNAWGFIPGGIAILIKAGFFVFLSMWVRATYPHVRPDQLMNMCWKIMLPLALLNIVLTGIIILI; encoded by the coding sequence ATGAGCGCTTATATCATTGAAACCTTGATTAAAATTTTGATTTTAGTCGCTGTTTTTTCGGCTTTAGGAGGCTTTGCCACTTATATTGAAAGGAAAGTGTTAGCCTATTTCCAACGCCGTTTAGGGCCTTGTTATGTGGGGCCTTTTGGGCTTTTGCAAGTCGCAGCAGACGGCATTAAGCTTTTCACTAAAGAAGACATTATCCCCCAAGGCGCGAACAAATTCATTTTCACGCTAGCGCCCATTATTGCGATGGTGAGCGCGTTTGTGTCCATGGCGCCTATCCCCTTTTTCCCTAATTTCACTCTGTTTGGCTATGAGATCAAGCCCCTTATTTCTGACATCAACATTGGCTTTTTGTTTTTCTTGGCCGTGGGTTCAGCAGGGATTTATGCACCCATTTTAGCCGGGCTTGCCTCCAATAACAAATACTCCTTAATTGGCTCAGCGAGAGCGACGATCCAACTGCTCAGCTTTGAAGTGGTCAGCACCTTAACCATTCTAGCCCCCTTAATGGTGGTAGGATCGCTCTCTTTGGTGGAAATCAATCATTACCAAAGCGGTGGGTTTTTAGACTGGCTTGTGTTTAAGCAGCCTCTAGCGTTTGTTTTGTTTTTGATCGCAAGCTACGCTGAATTGAATCGAACCCCCTTTGACTTGTTAGAGCATGAAGCCGAGATCGTGGCGGGGTATTGCACCGAATACAGCGGCTTGAAATGGGGCATGTTCTTTTTAGCGGAATACGCGCATTTATTCGCTTTTTCTTTTGTGATTTCTATTGTGTTTTTTGGTGGGTTTAACGCATGGGGCTTTATCCCTGGGGGCATAGCGATTTTAATCAAAGCGGGCTTTTTTGTCTTTTTATCCATGTGGGTTAGAGCGACTTATCCGCATGTAAGACCCGATCAGTTGATGAACATGTGTTGGAAAATCATGCTGCCTTTAGCGTTATTGAACATCGTGCTAACAGGCATTATCATTTTAATTTAA